A region of Aquarana catesbeiana isolate 2022-GZ linkage group LG08, ASM4218655v1, whole genome shotgun sequence DNA encodes the following proteins:
- the LOC141105622 gene encoding C-type lectin domain family 2 member E-like: protein MLQELSACDAKKFIPKGHLNIILAFSLINIILIAAMWTFFSVRGTHKEKHISVRCCMDGWISHRDKCYFFSDKRDTWSNSQKFCESQNSSLADFENQLELRFLLRYKGSSNHWIGLFRNTDDTGWIWTNGTSYSEDIFPIERLQTTPKNSEHVFLNDNGLKSESGRFVKKWICNTKLSAQPP, encoded by the exons aTGCCAAGAAATTTATTCCTAAGGGACATCTAAATATAATATTGGCATTTTCTTTGATCAACATTATACTTATTGCTGCAATGTGGACGTTTTTTTCTGTCAGAG GAACACATAAGGAAAAGCATATATCTGTTCGATGTTGCATGGACGGCTGGATTTCGCACAGAGATAAATGTTATTTCTTCTCAGATAAACGAGATACATGGAGCAACAGCCAGAAGTTCTGTGAATCTCAAAATTCATCACTTGCAGACTTTGAGAATCAACTGGAATTG AGGTTCTTATTGCGCTACAAAGGCAGCAGTAATCATTGGATTGGACTTTTTAGGAATACAGATGATACAGGCTGGATATGGACCAATGGAACATCATATTCTGAAGACAT CTTTCCGATTGAGAGACTGCAGACGACCCCCAAAAATTCTGAACATGTTTTCCTCAATGACAACGGTCTGAAAAGTGAGAGCGGACGCTTTGTAAAGAAATGGATCTGTAACACAAAATTATCAGCTCAACCGCCGTGA